The following are encoded in a window of Bacillus sp. SORGH_AS_0510 genomic DNA:
- a CDS encoding DUF1292 domain-containing protein, whose translation MSKIEIGEIFTISDENNDEQEVEVLGVMTIEGSEYVAVAFADEVSQETEEDIDIFFLKVDEDGDFTAIESDEEFDKVSAAFDEMMDEEE comes from the coding sequence ATGAGTAAAATCGAAATTGGTGAAATTTTTACGATTAGTGATGAGAATAACGACGAACAGGAAGTAGAAGTTCTAGGAGTAATGACCATAGAAGGTTCAGAGTATGTGGCCGTCGCATTTGCAGATGAAGTGAGTCAAGAAACGGAAGAGGATATTGATATCTTCTTTTTAAAGGTCGACGAAGACGGCGATTTTACTGCGATTGAAAGTGATGAAGAATTTGACAAAGTTTCAGCTGCTTTTGATGAAATGATGGATGAAGAAGAATAG
- a CDS encoding glycoside hydrolase family 18 protein produces the protein MKKNYLLLVLVIAITFIGGIITGHYFSTNNEHSKSMNIQKVTKSTLKPQTKKLPNVKKTSSKVLIGYVQDYRDPNIVDYSKLTHVIFSFAHPTKDGGLLLNGDTALSNLRATVTNAKKHDTKVMLAIGGWFHIKGGESYDYFKPAISNPTSRTRLVNELTRIADREKLDGIDIDFEHPRSKADAQNLAAFTKELSTQLHAKNKELSIAVYSKIHAQTLTEIGFVEYEPSMFVDVDHVNIMAYDGQWDGGYHAENLSPFPFTEKIVTYWTHLFETYKIPTEKLVLGVPLYAQPADPKIKQVSYGAIINQNPANANGDTVNMNGTTYYYNGEATMKKKTKLALDCNMGGMMLWEAGLDAQGARSVTSTIYDVLEASAKEPVKYYSVKKN, from the coding sequence ATGAAAAAAAATTATCTCCTCCTTGTGCTGGTAATAGCAATTACCTTCATCGGAGGAATTATAACAGGGCATTATTTCTCTACTAACAATGAACATTCAAAATCTATGAATATACAAAAAGTAACAAAATCTACTCTTAAACCACAGACAAAGAAATTACCAAATGTGAAAAAAACATCATCAAAAGTACTGATTGGTTATGTTCAGGATTATCGTGATCCAAACATCGTAGATTATTCCAAGTTAACACATGTAATATTCTCATTTGCCCATCCTACAAAGGATGGAGGGTTATTGCTTAATGGCGACACTGCACTTAGTAATCTCCGAGCAACTGTGACGAATGCAAAAAAACATGATACCAAAGTGATGTTAGCCATAGGTGGGTGGTTTCACATTAAAGGCGGCGAATCCTATGATTACTTTAAACCAGCCATTTCTAACCCAACAAGCCGAACAAGGTTAGTTAATGAGCTTACACGAATAGCAGACCGAGAAAAGCTTGATGGGATCGATATCGATTTTGAACATCCTCGCTCAAAAGCAGATGCCCAAAATCTTGCTGCATTTACAAAGGAATTAAGTACTCAGTTACATGCAAAAAATAAGGAACTTTCAATTGCAGTTTATTCCAAAATACATGCACAGACTCTTACAGAAATTGGTTTTGTAGAGTATGAGCCGTCTATGTTTGTAGATGTGGACCACGTCAATATTATGGCTTATGACGGTCAATGGGATGGAGGTTATCATGCAGAAAATCTTTCTCCATTTCCGTTTACTGAAAAGATCGTAACCTATTGGACTCATTTATTCGAAACTTACAAAATACCAACTGAAAAGCTTGTATTAGGTGTACCCCTTTATGCACAGCCTGCAGATCCAAAAATTAAACAGGTTTCATATGGAGCTATAATTAACCAAAACCCAGCAAATGCAAATGGGGATACAGTAAATATGAACGGAACTACCTATTATTATAATGGAGAAGCAACAATGAAAAAGAAAACCAAATTAGCACTAGATTGTAATATGGGTGGCATGATGCTCTGGGAAGCTGGTTTAGATGCACAAGGTGCTCGTAGTGTAACTTCGACCATTTATGATGTGCTAGAGGCTTCCGCTAAGGAACCAGTTAAATATTATTCCGTTAAGAAGAACTAA
- a CDS encoding alpha/beta fold hydrolase has product MESKYQKIEGSPITYIDEGEGQPIVLLHGFCGSSRYWEEVLPELSKTYRVIAPDLPGHGQSDSISNGTTIEKIAESIKAVIDELKLGKVTMFGHSLGGYITLAFADKYANQLNGFSLVHSTAFPDSDEAKKGRTANVEKVEQQGIHSLIDGLVPKLFAPEHNDKNYVETAKKIGYETTSNGAIHALQAMKDRPDRNYVLKETELPVLLLAGEQDQIIPAEKTFSVTKPKITHTIIKDAGHMSMYENPQELIRVMKEFLSRFLEQ; this is encoded by the coding sequence ATGGAAAGTAAATATCAAAAGATAGAAGGTTCACCAATTACATATATCGATGAAGGAGAAGGACAACCGATCGTTCTTCTTCACGGATTTTGCGGAAGCTCTCGCTACTGGGAAGAAGTACTACCAGAATTGTCAAAAACATATCGAGTAATTGCTCCAGATTTACCCGGCCACGGGCAATCTGATAGCATTTCAAATGGAACGACAATAGAAAAAATCGCAGAATCGATTAAGGCCGTGATTGATGAATTAAAATTAGGGAAGGTAACGATGTTCGGTCATTCCTTAGGTGGGTATATCACTCTTGCTTTTGCTGATAAGTATGCTAACCAATTAAATGGATTTTCTTTAGTACATTCTACGGCATTTCCCGATTCAGATGAGGCAAAAAAGGGCAGGACTGCCAATGTAGAAAAAGTGGAGCAACAGGGAATTCACTCTCTTATAGACGGATTAGTACCAAAGCTTTTTGCCCCAGAACATAATGATAAAAACTATGTTGAAACGGCAAAAAAGATTGGATATGAAACTACATCAAATGGTGCCATTCATGCATTGCAAGCCATGAAGGACAGACCGGACAGAAATTATGTGTTAAAAGAAACTGAGTTACCTGTCCTCTTACTTGCAGGAGAACAGGATCAAATTATACCCGCTGAAAAAACTTTTTCAGTTACAAAACCAAAAATTACCCATACGATAATAAAAGACGCTGGGCATATGAGTATGTATGAAAATCCTCAAGAATTGATTAGAGTGATGAAGGAGTTTTTGTCTAGATTCTTAGAACAATAA
- a CDS encoding DUF4350 domain-containing protein, with the protein MKKLQSSTRSWIWLLVLLFVFILISFFIYSQKPKSYPSYVTDSPAPSGVKAFYTYMKHELDGKVWSYSPDILTKEDQNQLLVIVEPFFTPDQKETQAFIDFMKAGNTILLLKNNPMGMFDLKTGPYEDSPATDKDVMEVKDQNQVSYRAEINSAIRFIPTDNDQILLKDAAGTVAIKRNYGKGQLIVAISPDWITNDKLLVHDHLPLILKLVNEAKPESIIIDEFLHTGKSNFAQFMVYPKWFLLLLFQGLLLILLWLWYKGKRFGPLFSPREESIRFSDEGILALTAWYIRGKRYQDSIKIQADYVKQMLQEHWHIPYSKEWKDSMGVLEKKWKQMSRSEIHSFLNGLESLLVKEKISKQEYLLWSRKLERLRKEVDEG; encoded by the coding sequence TTGAAAAAACTTCAATCTTCAACTCGTTCATGGATTTGGCTACTTGTTTTACTCTTCGTATTTATTCTCATAAGTTTTTTCATCTATTCGCAAAAGCCGAAGAGCTATCCAAGTTATGTTACTGACTCTCCTGCCCCTTCTGGAGTTAAAGCATTTTATACATATATGAAACATGAATTGGATGGGAAAGTGTGGTCCTATTCTCCTGACATACTTACAAAAGAAGACCAAAATCAACTCCTTGTCATTGTGGAACCTTTTTTTACTCCTGATCAAAAGGAAACGCAAGCTTTTATTGATTTTATGAAGGCTGGTAATACCATATTGCTATTAAAAAACAATCCTATGGGAATGTTTGATTTAAAAACAGGTCCATATGAAGACTCCCCTGCCACCGATAAGGATGTTATGGAAGTTAAGGACCAAAATCAAGTCTCCTATAGGGCTGAGATTAACTCTGCTATCCGTTTTATTCCCACAGATAATGATCAAATATTATTGAAGGATGCCGCTGGTACTGTAGCCATAAAACGAAATTATGGGAAAGGACAGCTTATAGTGGCTATTTCTCCTGATTGGATCACAAACGACAAGCTTTTAGTCCATGATCATTTGCCACTAATTTTAAAACTCGTAAATGAAGCTAAACCAGAAAGCATTATAATTGATGAATTTCTTCATACGGGGAAGAGTAATTTTGCTCAGTTCATGGTATACCCGAAGTGGTTTTTACTGCTTCTTTTCCAGGGGCTTCTTTTAATCCTTTTATGGCTTTGGTATAAAGGGAAACGATTTGGACCATTATTTAGCCCGAGAGAAGAATCGATTCGTTTTAGTGACGAAGGAATCCTGGCGTTAACAGCTTGGTATATCCGTGGAAAAAGATACCAAGATTCTATTAAAATTCAGGCGGACTACGTGAAACAAATGCTACAGGAACATTGGCACATTCCTTATAGTAAGGAATGGAAGGATTCCATGGGTGTCTTGGAGAAGAAATGGAAGCAAATGAGCAGGAGTGAGATTCATTCTTTCTTAAATGGTTTAGAGAGTTTACTTGTAAAAGAAAAGATTAGTAAGCAGGAATACTTGCTATGGTCTAGAAAGCTTGAGCGATTAAGGAAAGAGGTGGATGAAGGATGA
- a CDS encoding FeoB small GTPase domain-containing protein gives MGNEYRIALAGNPNTGKSTLFNALTGLRQHTGNWAGKTVSLAQGSVQHKDKTFHLIDLPGTYSLFSNSTDEEVARNYIVFEKPDVTLVVLDATSLERNFNLALQVLEMTKNVVICINLIDVAEERGIHINERLLTNRLGVPVIKISARNKKGFPMLLDTIDRIVTGVIECNPLQITYPDEIEEKIKQIEPKVRGLVGNQLSARWVSLRLLDGDETLLHEISERLVAEGV, from the coding sequence ATGGGGAATGAATATCGAATAGCTTTAGCAGGTAATCCGAACACTGGCAAAAGCACATTATTTAATGCACTGACAGGACTTCGGCAGCATACGGGGAACTGGGCAGGCAAAACAGTATCACTTGCACAAGGCAGTGTTCAGCATAAAGACAAAACGTTTCATCTAATTGACCTACCAGGTACGTATTCGCTTTTTTCAAACTCGACAGATGAAGAGGTAGCACGAAATTATATTGTTTTTGAAAAACCTGATGTTACGCTTGTTGTCCTAGACGCGACCTCATTAGAACGAAATTTCAATTTGGCATTACAAGTATTAGAGATGACAAAAAACGTGGTCATTTGCATTAATTTGATTGATGTCGCGGAGGAGAGAGGTATTCATATTAATGAGCGCTTGTTGACGAACCGGCTCGGTGTTCCTGTGATTAAAATTTCCGCTAGAAATAAAAAAGGCTTCCCGATGCTATTAGATACTATTGATCGGATTGTGACAGGAGTAATTGAATGTAATCCTCTACAAATAACCTATCCGGATGAGATTGAAGAAAAGATTAAACAAATTGAGCCAAAAGTTCGGGGATTAGTTGGAAACCAACTTTCTGCGCGTTGGGTTTCTCTAAGATTACTAGATGGTGATGAGACCTTGCTCCATGAAATTAGTGAACGATTAGTAGCTGAGGGGGTTTAG
- a CDS encoding rhodanese-related sulfurtransferase, with protein sequence MSQEYRVLLYYKYVQIENAEETANEHRQFCNDLGLKGRIIIAAEGINGTVSGTIEQTDAYMQYMEAHPLFSGTIFKIDEASEHAFKKMKVRYRSELVTLRLEDDINPNVLTGKHLKPKEFFEQMQKEDTVVIDARNDYEYDLGHFRGAVRPDILNFRDLPQWIRENKDLFEGKKILTYCTGGIRCEKFSGWMLQEGFEDVSQLDGGIVTYGKDPEVQGDLWDGQLYVFDERISVPVNQKEHVVVGKDYYTGEPCERYVNCANPECNRKILCSEENEHKHLRSCSHECRVHPRNRYVAQHGLSEEEVNERLMALKS encoded by the coding sequence ATGAGTCAGGAATATAGAGTGTTATTATATTATAAATATGTTCAAATAGAGAATGCTGAAGAAACGGCGAATGAACATCGTCAATTCTGTAATGATTTAGGCTTAAAAGGCCGGATTATTATTGCTGCAGAAGGAATAAACGGAACGGTTTCAGGAACGATTGAACAGACCGATGCCTATATGCAATACATGGAGGCGCACCCTCTGTTCTCTGGGACAATTTTCAAAATTGACGAAGCATCGGAACATGCATTCAAAAAGATGAAAGTCCGTTATAGATCTGAATTAGTAACATTACGTTTAGAGGATGATATCAATCCCAATGTACTAACTGGCAAGCATTTGAAGCCAAAGGAATTTTTTGAACAAATGCAAAAAGAAGATACAGTGGTTATCGATGCCAGAAATGACTACGAATATGATCTAGGGCATTTCCGTGGTGCGGTAAGACCAGATATCTTAAACTTCCGTGATTTACCACAATGGATTCGAGAGAATAAGGATCTGTTTGAAGGAAAAAAAATCCTTACTTATTGTACTGGCGGGATTCGTTGTGAAAAATTCTCAGGATGGATGCTACAAGAAGGATTTGAAGACGTGTCACAGCTTGATGGCGGGATCGTAACTTATGGTAAAGACCCTGAGGTACAAGGTGACCTATGGGATGGACAACTATATGTGTTTGATGAGCGGATTAGTGTCCCAGTTAATCAAAAAGAACATGTAGTGGTAGGGAAAGATTACTACACTGGAGAGCCGTGTGAACGCTATGTTAACTGTGCAAATCCAGAGTGTAACAGAAAGATTTTATGTTCTGAAGAAAACGAGCACAAACATTTACGTAGCTGTTCACATGAATGCAGAGTGCACCCAAGGAACCGTTATGTTGCTCAGCATGGATTAAGCGAAGAAGAAGTAAATGAAAGATTAATGGCACTTAAGTCGTAA
- the pepF gene encoding oligoendopeptidase F, translating into MPTYTNRNEVPVYEKWNLADIYTSISKWEDDYQLIEKLAVQLKGYDEKIQNGSSLYQYLQQREVLSFHLNKVYAYAMLLVDENTRETHAQSLLERAKQLSVKVSSSTSFFMPYLLSLDEPTLKRFIDEEEKLDYFAEDLWESFRYKKHVLSKEKEELISQLGEALSVPSHTFGMINNADIKFGEVTNDQGEGVELTRGMYAKLIEDENRDKRKEAYKAYYRPYLQLRNSIASTLSGAIKNNVTLAKIRQYPSALEKALFGDKVPREVYENLIQTTKKNIAPLHRYTCIRKDKLKLQEIRQYDMSVPLVSGVKQEISYEEAYETMCKALAPLGQEYIEILKEFKDHCYIDVRETPGKRSGAYNLGVYGVHPFILLNHQDDLDSLFTLVHECGHGVHSRLSSEHQPQITARYSIFVAEVASTVNEVLLINYLLNQEKDNDVRNHLLNHFIDQFKGTFFTQVMFAEFELITHELSEKGIPLNVEVFNQTYEKLFREYNGDEIVFDDEVKFGWSRIPHFYRPFYVYKYATGFASAIHLATKILEGDQDTLHAYLEFLKSGSSDYPLELLKKTGVDLTTPNPIENTLKKFEELVEEFSKL; encoded by the coding sequence TTGCCAACTTATACAAACCGCAACGAAGTACCTGTATATGAAAAATGGAATTTAGCCGATATTTATACAAGTATAAGTAAATGGGAAGATGATTATCAATTAATTGAAAAACTAGCGGTACAATTAAAAGGATACGACGAAAAGATTCAAAATGGCTCCAGTTTGTATCAGTATCTTCAGCAAAGAGAAGTCTTATCGTTTCATTTAAATAAGGTATATGCCTATGCCATGTTATTAGTGGATGAAAACACTAGAGAAACACATGCCCAATCTCTATTAGAGCGTGCAAAACAGCTAAGTGTTAAGGTTAGTTCCTCCACCTCTTTCTTTATGCCTTATTTGTTAAGTTTAGATGAGCCAACTTTAAAAAGGTTCATCGATGAAGAAGAGAAACTCGATTATTTTGCTGAGGATTTATGGGAGTCCTTTCGCTATAAAAAACATGTCCTTAGTAAGGAGAAGGAAGAACTCATATCGCAATTAGGTGAAGCCTTGTCTGTTCCTAGTCATACTTTCGGCATGATTAACAACGCTGATATTAAGTTTGGTGAAGTGACAAATGACCAAGGGGAAGGGGTGGAGTTAACCAGAGGGATGTATGCGAAGCTGATAGAGGATGAAAATCGTGACAAACGTAAAGAAGCTTATAAAGCCTATTACAGGCCCTACTTGCAATTAAGAAACTCTATTGCTTCCACGTTATCTGGAGCCATTAAAAATAATGTTACTTTAGCTAAAATTCGTCAGTATCCATCTGCACTTGAAAAAGCCCTTTTTGGAGACAAAGTTCCGAGGGAAGTATATGAGAATCTAATTCAAACGACGAAAAAGAATATTGCTCCACTTCATCGATATACTTGCATTCGAAAGGATAAGTTGAAGTTACAGGAAATTCGGCAATATGATATGAGTGTGCCCCTCGTAAGTGGTGTAAAGCAAGAGATTTCATACGAGGAAGCTTATGAAACCATGTGTAAAGCACTGGCTCCATTGGGGCAGGAATACATCGAAATTCTTAAGGAGTTTAAGGATCATTGTTATATTGATGTAAGGGAAACTCCAGGTAAACGTTCAGGAGCTTACAATTTAGGAGTTTATGGGGTGCATCCGTTCATTCTTTTAAATCATCAGGATGATTTGGACAGTTTATTTACCTTAGTTCATGAATGTGGTCACGGTGTACACAGCAGACTAAGTTCCGAGCATCAGCCCCAAATAACAGCTAGGTATAGTATTTTTGTTGCTGAGGTTGCATCAACAGTTAATGAAGTACTTTTAATCAATTATTTACTAAATCAAGAGAAGGATAATGACGTTCGCAACCATTTGCTCAATCATTTTATCGATCAATTCAAGGGTACTTTTTTTACTCAAGTGATGTTTGCGGAATTTGAATTAATAACTCATGAGCTGTCAGAAAAAGGGATTCCATTAAATGTAGAAGTATTTAATCAAACCTACGAAAAATTGTTTAGAGAATACAATGGTGACGAAATAGTCTTTGATGACGAAGTGAAATTTGGCTGGTCTAGAATTCCGCATTTTTATCGACCGTTTTATGTTTACAAATATGCAACCGGGTTCGCATCTGCCATTCATTTGGCAACGAAGATTCTTGAAGGTGATCAAGATACACTCCATGCCTATTTAGAATTCTTAAAGAGTGGTAGTTCCGATTATCCATTAGAGTTATTAAAGAAGACAGGTGTTGATTTAACGACACCTAATCCAATTGAAAATACACTAAAGAAATTCGAAGAGTTAGTGGAGGAGTTTTCCAAACTCTAG
- a CDS encoding DUF4129 domain-containing protein, whose product MLDPSKARHTLEEILNHKEYKVYENGSKGFLETWWEKAKEWVANQLSKLFPSMESASNASGPVLIAIITLVVLFFFIFAFLMVRTSRRSRLFRGKKPLQSRKEMNWTYPKHLLEAKKLEEAGEYSLATRHVFLALLLFLHEKEWLEARIWKTNWEYYEELRRVHQQRAEQFFHLAAFFDEVSYGERHVNSEEYKKFSIEVNQWLADQEVIHLGERGVEIT is encoded by the coding sequence ATGCTTGATCCAAGCAAAGCACGACATACACTGGAAGAAATACTAAATCATAAAGAATATAAAGTCTACGAAAACGGTTCTAAAGGGTTTCTTGAAACATGGTGGGAAAAAGCAAAGGAATGGGTTGCAAACCAATTGTCTAAGCTTTTTCCTTCCATGGAATCAGCTAGCAACGCCTCAGGGCCAGTTCTTATTGCTATAATCACTTTGGTAGTCTTATTTTTTTTCATTTTTGCTTTTCTTATGGTACGAACCAGCAGACGTAGCCGACTGTTTAGGGGAAAAAAGCCGTTACAATCACGAAAGGAAATGAATTGGACGTATCCAAAACATTTATTAGAGGCAAAAAAACTGGAAGAAGCTGGAGAATATTCGCTAGCAACCCGTCATGTATTTTTAGCCTTACTTTTATTTCTTCATGAAAAAGAATGGCTAGAGGCAAGGATATGGAAAACAAATTGGGAGTATTATGAAGAACTCCGTAGAGTTCATCAACAACGAGCGGAACAATTTTTTCATCTTGCGGCTTTTTTTGATGAGGTTAGCTATGGAGAGAGACATGTGAATAGCGAGGAATATAAAAAGTTTTCGATAGAAGTGAACCAATGGCTGGCAGACCAGGAAGTTATTCACCTTGGTGAGAGGGGGGTAGAGATCACTTGA
- a CDS encoding CapA family protein produces the protein MDKKTDRKVPQSRFQRHRMPRTRSSRNILTLIVLILLIAGGIYLTFGLKSEKASTKAEKNDGLHKEQVIKTTTKQETKQDVRKGETQTTVPEPVTETSIKISAAGDFTLGTDETFKYSDSFVKTATANGLPYFVKGLNDIFKNDDFTTVNLETTLTNATQKAQKTFRFKGDPTYAQILKLGGIEAVNLANNHIHDYLEKGYADTISTLENQQIGYFGYDHQFITTVKGVKIGALGYEGWNDTAEVRNRTAQDIKNLRSQGAQIILVHYHWGNEGHYVPEGSQKTLAHFTIDSGADLVLGHHPHVVQGIEEYKGKFIVYSLGNFMFGGNRNPRDKDTFVFQQTFHLKNGVLTDQKEINVVPFSISSVSSRNNYQPTLLTGAEHDRVKNKIIDASNKINGSDWLVYENKDQVAKNK, from the coding sequence ATGGACAAAAAAACAGATAGAAAAGTGCCACAAAGCAGATTTCAGCGGCATCGGATGCCAAGGACAAGAAGCAGCCGCAACATTCTTACACTGATTGTATTAATTCTACTTATAGCGGGAGGCATATATTTAACCTTCGGGTTAAAATCAGAAAAAGCCTCAACTAAAGCAGAAAAAAATGATGGATTACATAAGGAGCAGGTCATAAAAACTACAACAAAACAAGAAACCAAACAGGATGTTAGGAAGGGAGAAACACAAACTACCGTTCCGGAACCTGTTACAGAAACAAGCATAAAAATTAGCGCAGCCGGTGATTTTACGCTTGGAACGGATGAAACCTTTAAGTACAGCGATTCCTTTGTTAAAACAGCTACAGCTAACGGCCTTCCCTATTTTGTCAAAGGATTAAATGATATTTTTAAGAACGATGATTTCACGACTGTTAACTTGGAAACAACCTTAACAAATGCTACCCAAAAGGCACAAAAGACCTTCCGATTTAAAGGAGATCCAACCTACGCTCAAATTTTAAAGCTCGGGGGTATTGAGGCTGTCAACCTCGCAAACAATCATATCCATGATTATCTAGAGAAAGGGTATGCTGATACTATAAGTACACTGGAAAATCAACAAATTGGATATTTTGGCTATGACCATCAGTTTATCACCACAGTGAAAGGTGTGAAAATTGGTGCCTTAGGGTATGAAGGATGGAATGATACAGCTGAAGTCCGTAATCGAACAGCTCAGGATATTAAAAATCTTAGAAGTCAAGGGGCACAGATTATTCTTGTCCATTATCACTGGGGCAATGAGGGGCATTACGTACCAGAAGGTTCTCAAAAAACATTAGCTCATTTTACAATTGATAGTGGAGCCGATTTAGTATTGGGGCATCACCCACATGTTGTCCAAGGGATAGAAGAATACAAAGGGAAGTTTATTGTCTATAGTCTTGGTAATTTCATGTTTGGAGGGAATAGAAATCCAAGAGATAAAGATACATTTGTTTTCCAACAAACATTTCATTTGAAAAATGGAGTACTAACTGATCAAAAGGAAATTAACGTCGTGCCGTTTTCCATTTCATCAGTTTCTTCAAGGAATAACTATCAGCCTACGCTCTTAACAGGGGCAGAGCATGACCGAGTTAAGAACAAAATCATCGATGCTTCAAATAAAATTAATGGTTCAGATTGGTTAGTCTACGAGAATAAAGACCAGGTGGCAAAAAATAAATAA
- a CDS encoding nucleoside recognition domain-containing protein: protein MSLQELFAEARSLSTSEIRDEIVQHLYDRSHKLCNEGITYTKSKQDSRTEKLDAIFTSPIFGFPIMITMLGVLFYLTIAGANIPSSMLAELFGTIEGYLTSFFQFMNAPEWLHGILVLGLYRGTTWVISVMLPPMAIFFPTFALLENYGYLPRVAFNMDRLFKRVGAHGKQSLTMAMGFGCNAAAVLSTRIIESPRERMLAILTNNFVPCNGRWGTLIVLASLFMAANFTGGLKSLVTTGVIVGIVLFGIIVTFFVSWVLSKTALKGVPTHYTLELPPYRRPKIFDTVIRSSLTKSWSVLVRAVKVAAPAAILTWVFANIYIGDTSILMYAVEFLDPFGKLLGLDGYIMMAFILGLPANEIVLPILLMGYLSTGSLTEVDNLTDLKNIFLDHGWTWLTALNMMLFSLLHYPCGTTLLNIYKETKSKKWTFLAFLIPTVIAILVPFIITQTVKMLGIL from the coding sequence ATGAGTCTTCAAGAGCTATTTGCAGAAGCACGTAGTTTGTCCACATCAGAAATAAGAGATGAAATAGTCCAACATCTTTATGATCGCAGCCATAAATTGTGTAATGAAGGGATTACCTATACCAAATCAAAGCAGGATTCCCGTACTGAAAAATTAGATGCGATTTTCACCTCTCCTATATTCGGATTCCCAATAATGATTACGATGTTAGGAGTACTGTTTTATTTAACAATTGCTGGAGCAAATATCCCTTCATCCATGTTAGCAGAGCTGTTTGGTACAATTGAGGGATATTTAACCTCATTCTTTCAGTTTATGAATGCTCCCGAATGGCTGCACGGAATTTTGGTCCTCGGATTATATCGAGGAACCACATGGGTCATCAGTGTGATGCTGCCGCCAATGGCAATTTTCTTTCCAACCTTTGCCCTGCTTGAGAATTATGGGTACCTGCCACGAGTTGCCTTTAATATGGATCGATTGTTTAAAAGGGTTGGAGCACATGGAAAACAATCATTAACAATGGCCATGGGTTTTGGTTGTAACGCAGCAGCTGTATTATCTACAAGAATTATAGAATCTCCTAGGGAGAGAATGCTTGCCATTTTGACGAATAATTTCGTCCCGTGTAATGGGCGCTGGGGAACATTAATTGTTTTAGCTTCCTTGTTTATGGCTGCTAATTTTACAGGCGGATTAAAATCTCTAGTAACTACGGGAGTTATCGTGGGAATTGTATTATTTGGAATCATCGTTACTTTTTTTGTCTCATGGGTCTTGTCAAAAACTGCACTAAAGGGAGTACCCACTCATTATACGTTGGAACTACCACCATACAGAAGGCCAAAGATATTTGATACGGTCATCCGTTCTTCCCTTACCAAATCGTGGTCGGTTTTGGTTCGTGCGGTAAAAGTAGCAGCTCCAGCTGCAATTCTTACATGGGTGTTTGCCAATATTTATATTGGTGATACTAGTATCTTAATGTATGCTGTGGAATTTTTAGATCCGTTTGGAAAATTGCTTGGGCTTGACGGGTATATTATGATGGCATTTATACTAGGGTTACCAGCAAATGAGATTGTCTTGCCTATCCTTTTAATGGGGTATTTATCAACAGGGTCTTTAACTGAGGTTGATAATCTTACAGATTTAAAAAATATTTTCCTTGACCATGGGTGGACATGGCTTACCGCTTTAAATATGATGTTATTTTCACTTTTACACTATCCGTGTGGAACGACCTTGCTTAATATTTATAAAGAAACAAAAAGTAAAAAGTGGACCTTCTTGGCATTTCTTATTCCAACTGTAATTGCCATTTTAGTGCCATTCATTATTACTCAGACGGTAAAAATGTTAGGGATTCTATAA